The following are from one region of the Hymenobacter sp. YIM 151858-1 genome:
- a CDS encoding DUF6799 domain-containing protein codes for MLPSTPPVVLRKAYVGAVLACLLSWPAAAQKGTANDGFLRQNGTTYVVRHGQLRPLTREVHLPNGRTVAPEGFVIGPDGQRQPLAEGQGCDLQGTLRTARRQPNGSWAVVGGRSAPRGGQTVRPADEDRWVPPGQRKKGQKHHGKRKRKKHDDD; via the coding sequence ATGTTGCCTTCCACGCCCCCTGTTGTTCTGCGCAAAGCCTATGTCGGAGCCGTTTTGGCCTGCCTGCTGAGCTGGCCCGCCGCCGCGCAAAAGGGCACGGCCAACGATGGGTTTCTGCGCCAGAACGGCACCACCTACGTGGTGCGCCACGGCCAGCTGCGCCCTCTCACGCGCGAAGTGCACCTGCCCAACGGCCGCACCGTCGCGCCCGAGGGGTTTGTAATTGGCCCCGATGGCCAGCGCCAGCCGCTGGCCGAGGGCCAGGGCTGCGACCTGCAGGGCACCCTGCGCACCGCCCGCCGCCAGCCCAACGGCAGCTGGGCCGTGGTGGGCGGCCGCTCGGCACCTAGGGGTGGGCAAACCGTACGCCCCGCCGACGAGGACCGTTGGGTGCCGCCAGGCCAGCGCAAAAAGGGACAAAAGCACCACGGCAAGCGCAAACGCAAAAAGCACGACGACGATTAG
- a CDS encoding DUF1206 domain-containing protein has product MATLASHIPTHLPASPSDGIRTLARLGFAAKGMVYTVLGVLAVMAATGTDGGRTADKTQVLQTIQDMPMGRWLLGLVALGLAGYVLWRFVQAIRDTEGHGNSAKGMGKRIAYAASALGYGVLAYIAGKAALENSTAGSGSGGNSRQSFVATLLEQSYGQWLVGAIGLTVIGIGLYQLFRAYSGSFAKHVNSSQIPAGQQRLVHRMGQLGYTARGIVWAILGYFLIQAAMHSNANEAQGTEGAFDFLASMGSGLLLVVALGLVAYGLYMFVRAKYPILRGV; this is encoded by the coding sequence ATGGCTACTCTGGCATCTCATATTCCTACTCATCTTCCGGCTTCGCCATCCGATGGCATCCGCACCTTGGCGCGCCTGGGCTTTGCGGCCAAGGGCATGGTATACACGGTGCTTGGCGTGCTGGCCGTAATGGCTGCCACCGGCACCGACGGCGGCCGCACCGCCGACAAAACCCAAGTGCTACAAACCATTCAGGACATGCCCATGGGCCGCTGGCTGTTGGGCTTGGTAGCCCTGGGGCTGGCCGGCTACGTGCTGTGGCGCTTTGTGCAAGCCATCCGCGACACCGAAGGCCACGGCAACAGCGCCAAAGGCATGGGCAAGCGCATAGCCTATGCGGCCAGTGCCCTGGGCTACGGCGTGCTGGCGTACATTGCCGGCAAGGCGGCACTCGAAAACAGCACCGCCGGCAGTGGCAGCGGCGGCAACTCGCGCCAGTCGTTTGTGGCTACGCTGCTCGAGCAATCGTACGGGCAGTGGCTGGTGGGCGCCATCGGCCTTACGGTAATCGGCATTGGCTTGTACCAGTTGTTCCGGGCCTATTCGGGCTCGTTTGCCAAACACGTAAACTCCAGCCAGATTCCGGCCGGCCAGCAGCGCCTCGTGCACCGCATGGGCCAGCTGGGCTACACCGCCCGCGGCATTGTGTGGGCCATTCTGGGTTACTTCCTGATTCAGGCCGCCATGCACAGCAACGCCAACGAAGCCCAAGGCACCGAGGGCGCCTTCGACTTTCTGGCCAGCATGGGCTCGGGCCTGCTGCTGGTGGTGGCGCTGGGCTTGGTGGCCTACGGCTTGTACATGTTTGTGCGCGCCAAGTACCCCATCCTGCGCGGCGTGTAG
- a CDS encoding NAD(P)-dependent oxidoreductase, which yields MLPIRLGLIREGKVPVDRRVPLTPKKCVEVQHTWPHVKVVVQSSDIRSYADQEYRDLGIEVQADVSDCDILLGVKEVPVAQLIPHKTYLFFSHTVKKQPANRELLRQVLQKDITLIDYEMLTNAEGERIVAFGRWAGIVGAYNGLLTYGRKHGLYQLKPAYQCTDLGDMQEEYFKVKRLPPIKMAVTGSGRVAKGALEVLDCMGIRRVSVYDYLYHDFTEPVYTQLRSSDYNARLDGRVWDTPDFHRNPQEYKSTFDKFLPVTDLLIACAYWHPTAPRLFSEDDTRRPDFRINTIADVTCDVDGSIPVTKRSTSIPDPAFDYNPATGALEAAYSRPGNITVMAVDNLPCELPRNASRDFGRQLIDNVFPHLFGPDPDHVIERATIAARGQLTPRFEYLQDYVSEDTLVSVH from the coding sequence ATGCTACCCATCCGTTTGGGCCTTATCCGCGAAGGCAAAGTACCCGTCGACCGCCGCGTGCCGCTTACCCCCAAAAAGTGCGTTGAGGTGCAACACACCTGGCCGCACGTGAAAGTGGTGGTGCAGAGCAGCGACATCCGCAGCTACGCCGACCAGGAATACCGCGACCTGGGCATTGAGGTGCAAGCCGATGTTTCGGACTGCGATATTCTGCTGGGCGTGAAGGAGGTGCCCGTCGCGCAGCTCATTCCGCATAAAACTTACTTGTTCTTCTCGCACACCGTAAAAAAGCAGCCCGCCAACCGCGAGCTGCTGCGCCAAGTGCTGCAGAAAGACATTACGCTCATCGACTACGAAATGCTCACCAACGCCGAGGGCGAGCGGATTGTGGCCTTTGGGCGCTGGGCCGGCATTGTGGGCGCCTACAACGGGCTGCTCACCTACGGCCGCAAGCACGGCCTGTACCAGCTGAAGCCCGCCTACCAGTGCACCGACCTAGGCGACATGCAGGAGGAGTACTTTAAGGTAAAGCGCCTGCCGCCCATCAAAATGGCCGTTACGGGCTCGGGCCGCGTAGCCAAGGGCGCCCTGGAGGTGCTCGATTGCATGGGCATCCGGCGCGTAAGCGTGTACGATTACCTCTACCACGATTTCACGGAGCCGGTGTACACGCAGCTACGCTCCTCCGACTACAACGCCCGCCTCGATGGCCGCGTGTGGGACACCCCCGATTTTCACCGCAACCCGCAGGAGTACAAGTCCACGTTCGACAAGTTTCTGCCCGTAACCGACCTGCTGATTGCCTGCGCCTACTGGCACCCCACGGCACCCAGGCTGTTTTCGGAAGACGACACGCGCCGCCCCGATTTCCGCATCAACACCATTGCCGACGTTACCTGCGACGTCGACGGCTCCATACCCGTAACCAAGCGCAGCACCAGCATCCCCGATCCGGCTTTCGATTACAACCCCGCTACCGGCGCGTTGGAGGCCGCGTATTCGCGCCCCGGCAACATTACTGTAATGGCCGTGGATAACCTGCCCTGCGAGCTGCCCCGCAACGCCTCGCGCGACTTTGGCCGGCAGCTGATTGACAATGTGTTTCCGCACCTGTTCGGCCCCGACCCCGACCACGTTATCGAGCGGGCTACGATTGCCGCCCGCGGCCAGCTTACCCCTAGGTTCGAGTACCTGCAGGATTACGTGAGCGAAGACACGCTGGTGAGCGTGCACTAA
- the gcvP gene encoding aminomethyl-transferring glycine dehydrogenase yields the protein MKLSFKPADVFVDRHNGPDAVAVAEMLQTIGVESVDQLINETVPARIRLKRELNLPAALTERQFLQKFKQIAGQNKVFRSFIGLGYHDTQLPPVILRNIMENPGWYTAYTPYQAEIAQGRLEALINYQTMVIELTGLEIANASLLDEGTAAAEAMNMFHGLTKKKNANKFFVSEQVLPQTLDVLRTRATPLGIELIVGDHRTTDLSDEGIFGALVQYPAADGEVFDYTDFIAQAHERGQFVAVAADLLALTLLTSPGEMGADAVVGNSQRFGVPMGYGGPHAGYFATKDAYKRVIPGRIIGQSVDATGNRAYRMALQTREQHIRREKATSNICTAQVLLAVIAGMYAVYHGPERLKQIATNVHLLTRQLAEGLRGLGAELLVENYFDTVSLKLESAELQQALKRELEAVGINLRYFGESNVGISLHQNAEPQDVADILGAFGKVLGKQATASLEVPADAELVWPAGLIRKSEFLKHEVFNTHHSEHELLRYMKQLENKDLSLTHSMISLGSCTMKLNATAEMIPVTWPEIGQLHPFAPREQAQGYAQIFKDLEAWLCEVTGFDAVSLQPNSGAQGEYAGLLVIKAYHDARGDHHRNVALIPASAHGTNPASAAMVGMQIVVVKSTERGEIDLDDLEAKAEQYSDKLSCLMVTYPSTHGVYEESIIDICNLIHEHGGRVYMDGANMNAQVGLTSPANIGADVCHLNLHKTFCIPHGGGGPGVGPIGVVADLAPYLPGHVLVDADGRTEGAVSAAPWGSASILPISYAYIAMMGGEGLKAATETAILNANYIKARLEEHYPVLYTGENGRCAHEMILDCRQFKKAGIEVEDIAKRLMDYGYHAPTVSFPVAGTLMVEPTESESKEELDRFCEAMIKIREEIRAVEEGRADAKENVLKHAPHTAAVLLAEEWTRPYTREQAAYPTDFARRFKFWPTVSRIDSAYGDRNLICACTPIEAYADQEEHLVPTDKGPSY from the coding sequence ATGAAGTTGTCCTTCAAGCCCGCCGACGTGTTCGTTGACCGCCACAACGGTCCTGACGCCGTGGCCGTGGCCGAGATGCTGCAAACCATCGGCGTTGAGTCGGTGGATCAGCTCATCAATGAAACCGTACCGGCCCGCATCCGGCTGAAGCGCGAGCTAAACCTGCCCGCGGCTCTTACCGAGCGCCAGTTTCTGCAGAAGTTCAAGCAGATTGCCGGCCAAAACAAAGTATTCCGTTCGTTTATCGGCCTGGGCTACCACGACACCCAGCTGCCGCCGGTAATCCTGCGCAACATCATGGAAAACCCCGGCTGGTACACGGCTTACACGCCCTACCAGGCCGAAATTGCGCAAGGCCGCCTCGAAGCCCTTATCAACTACCAAACCATGGTAATTGAGCTGACGGGCCTCGAAATTGCCAACGCCTCGCTGCTCGACGAAGGCACCGCCGCCGCCGAAGCCATGAACATGTTCCATGGCCTCACCAAAAAGAAGAACGCCAACAAGTTCTTCGTTTCGGAGCAGGTGCTGCCCCAAACCCTCGACGTGCTGCGCACCCGCGCCACGCCCCTGGGCATCGAGCTGATCGTGGGCGACCACCGCACCACCGACCTCTCCGACGAGGGCATCTTCGGTGCGCTGGTGCAGTACCCCGCCGCCGATGGTGAGGTATTCGACTACACTGATTTTATTGCCCAAGCGCACGAGCGCGGCCAGTTTGTGGCCGTAGCGGCCGATCTGCTGGCCCTCACGCTGCTCACCTCGCCCGGCGAGATGGGTGCCGACGCCGTAGTAGGCAACTCGCAGCGCTTTGGTGTACCGATGGGCTACGGTGGCCCGCACGCCGGCTACTTCGCTACCAAAGACGCTTACAAGCGCGTAATTCCGGGCCGCATCATCGGCCAGAGCGTGGATGCTACCGGCAACCGTGCTTACCGCATGGCCCTGCAGACGCGCGAGCAGCACATTCGTCGCGAAAAGGCTACCTCTAACATTTGCACTGCGCAGGTGCTGCTGGCCGTTATTGCCGGCATGTACGCCGTGTACCACGGCCCCGAGCGCCTCAAGCAAATTGCTACCAACGTGCACCTGCTCACCCGCCAGCTGGCCGAGGGCCTGCGCGGCCTGGGCGCCGAGCTGCTGGTTGAAAACTACTTCGACACGGTTTCGCTGAAGCTGGAAAGCGCCGAGCTGCAGCAAGCCCTGAAGCGCGAGCTGGAAGCCGTAGGCATCAACCTGCGCTACTTCGGCGAGAGCAACGTGGGCATTTCGCTGCACCAGAACGCCGAGCCGCAAGACGTAGCCGATATCCTAGGTGCGTTTGGCAAAGTGCTGGGCAAGCAGGCAACGGCTTCGCTTGAAGTACCGGCCGATGCCGAGCTGGTGTGGCCCGCTGGCCTGATTCGCAAGTCGGAATTCCTGAAGCACGAGGTGTTCAACACGCACCACTCGGAGCACGAGCTGCTGCGCTACATGAAGCAGCTCGAGAACAAAGACCTCTCGCTGACGCACTCGATGATTTCGCTGGGCTCGTGCACCATGAAGCTCAACGCCACCGCCGAGATGATTCCGGTGACCTGGCCCGAGATTGGCCAATTGCACCCCTTCGCGCCGCGCGAGCAAGCCCAGGGCTACGCCCAGATCTTCAAAGACCTGGAGGCCTGGCTGTGCGAGGTTACTGGCTTCGACGCGGTTTCGCTGCAGCCCAACTCGGGTGCGCAGGGCGAGTACGCTGGCCTGCTTGTTATCAAGGCTTACCACGATGCCCGCGGCGACCATCACCGCAACGTAGCCCTCATTCCGGCTTCGGCGCACGGCACCAACCCCGCTTCGGCGGCCATGGTGGGCATGCAGATTGTGGTGGTAAAGAGCACCGAGCGCGGCGAAATCGACCTCGACGACCTCGAGGCCAAGGCCGAGCAGTACTCGGATAAGTTGAGCTGCCTGATGGTGACCTACCCCAGCACGCACGGCGTGTACGAGGAGAGCATCATCGACATCTGCAACCTGATTCACGAGCACGGCGGCCGCGTGTACATGGACGGCGCCAACATGAACGCCCAGGTGGGCCTCACCTCGCCCGCCAACATCGGCGCCGACGTGTGCCACCTGAACCTGCACAAAACCTTCTGCATTCCGCACGGTGGCGGTGGCCCCGGCGTAGGCCCCATCGGCGTAGTAGCCGATTTGGCTCCGTACCTACCCGGCCACGTGCTGGTAGATGCCGATGGCCGCACCGAAGGCGCGGTTTCGGCAGCTCCGTGGGGCTCGGCTAGCATTCTGCCCATTTCGTACGCCTACATTGCCATGATGGGCGGCGAAGGCCTGAAGGCAGCCACCGAAACGGCTATTCTGAACGCCAACTACATCAAGGCCCGCCTCGAGGAGCACTACCCGGTGCTATACACGGGCGAAAACGGCCGCTGCGCCCACGAAATGATCCTCGACTGCCGCCAGTTCAAGAAAGCTGGTATTGAGGTGGAGGACATTGCCAAGCGCCTGATGGACTACGGCTACCACGCGCCCACGGTATCGTTCCCGGTAGCGGGTACGCTGATGGTGGAGCCGACGGAGTCGGAGAGCAAGGAGGAGCTGGACCGCTTCTGCGAGGCCATGATCAAGATCCGCGAGGAGATTCGGGCCGTAGAAGAAGGCCGCGCCGATGCCAAGGAGAACGTGCTGAAGCACGCCCCGCACACCGCGGCCGTGCTGCTGGCCGAGGAGTGGACGCGCCCCTACACCCGCGAGCAGGCTGCCTACCCCACCGATTTTGCCCGCCGCTTCAAGTTCTGGCCCACCGTGTCGCGCATCGACTCGGCCTACGGCGACCGTAACCTGATTTGCGCCTGCACGCCCATCGAGGCTTACGCCGACCAGGAGGAGCACCTCGTGCCCACCGACAAGGGTCCGTCATACTAA
- a CDS encoding SH3 domain-containing protein: MNRLLFAALLLSLGACATAKDDVAKIPTLLPVAIDRTTGTTCGLYSQASTQSEMLAMVEVGAKIQVLDSSNAHFVRARLSKNGKAVTGFMYKACLGK; the protein is encoded by the coding sequence ATGAACCGCCTATTGTTTGCTGCGCTTTTGCTTTCGCTCGGCGCCTGCGCCACCGCCAAAGACGACGTTGCGAAAATCCCGACCCTGCTGCCCGTGGCCATCGACCGCACCACCGGCACCACCTGCGGCCTCTACAGCCAGGCCTCCACGCAATCCGAAATGCTGGCCATGGTGGAGGTGGGCGCCAAAATTCAGGTGCTCGACTCGAGCAACGCCCACTTTGTGCGGGCGCGCCTAAGCAAAAACGGCAAAGCCGTAACGGGCTTCATGTACAAAGCCTGCCTGGGCAAATAA
- a CDS encoding DUF4136 domain-containing protein produces the protein MKSITQLFTRPVALAAVGLALLLGSAGCASIPRVGVTSDFDHAVNFRNYKTWAWYPQQPADAEGGPAQGYNSFFDKRMRRSVEAEMVRKGMTKVEKNPDVFVAYSARVEDKQRTNTAVPYGPYGWYPYWGYGWNRGLYQQPVVEYKAGNVIIDIVDAKRKELVWRGYGQSQVDEQNLSDEEVNRIVTGVLGTYPPTDNTARR, from the coding sequence ATGAAATCCATCACTCAGCTTTTCACTCGTCCGGTGGCGCTGGCAGCCGTTGGGCTGGCCCTGCTTCTGGGCTCGGCCGGTTGCGCCTCCATACCGCGCGTAGGCGTCACTTCCGACTTCGACCACGCCGTAAACTTCCGCAACTACAAAACCTGGGCCTGGTACCCCCAGCAGCCTGCCGACGCCGAGGGCGGCCCCGCCCAGGGCTACAACTCGTTCTTCGATAAGCGCATGCGCCGCTCGGTAGAGGCCGAGATGGTACGCAAAGGCATGACGAAGGTGGAGAAGAACCCCGATGTGTTCGTGGCTTACTCCGCCCGCGTAGAGGACAAGCAGCGCACCAACACGGCGGTGCCCTACGGCCCCTATGGCTGGTACCCCTACTGGGGCTACGGCTGGAACCGCGGCCTGTATCAGCAGCCCGTGGTAGAGTACAAGGCCGGCAACGTCATCATCGACATTGTGGATGCCAAGCGCAAGGAACTGGTATGGCGCGGCTACGGCCAAAGCCAGGTAGATGAGCAGAACCTGTCGGATGAGGAAGTAAACCGCATCGTGACGGGCGTGCTGGGCACCTACCCGCCCACCGACAACACCGCTCGTCGTTAA
- a CDS encoding T9SS type A sorting domain-containing protein: MTTHLPTRRLWLPLLGLWFPLALQAQTVVFSEDFEGADFGSFTAANAAANKWFAGSVPGNGPTTAGSKAAFVAKDNGTTHEYDLGTTSVSHLYRTVALPAGHNVFELSFDWKNQGDVAPNDVLRVYLAPEDFTPTAGAQPSASANAVLVTTAPLSQQNSYARLTLPLPGGAALAGTTRRLVFTWGNNASSGSQMPAAIDNVVLTASTVQPLPAGTYTIDNTRPGSATNFASLRAAFERLNQAGAAGAVAFEVAAGQTFGEALPPLQASGTATARIVFRRAGAGANPVVQLSTGAAAIDLAGADYVTFDGIDVQAGPGNGPLYGYRVRNASPTDGAQGNIIRNASITLNRAINSVELLQGTGAAYGAGAPTAGTGVSIGNYYHDLKISNANSGVWLLGAETAYPDMDNEVARVQVGNGTPGDIGNATLSYGMQLENQYHLSVHDNLIRGVHSSNAAVYGIQALGLQGTDAAASRLYNNRISDVRFASATSPSTLISANGLAVAPHTVGPQTIYLYNNVISGVVRDFNATTTPANRLLRGIHLTTTGTNADTKIALWHNTVQVNAGTDAKFISAAFESSGSAATGGKVDIRNNIFANLTGAQTAGKHYVLYFLTATAGSAGSVIDYNNLYLANSTGGFVGRTTAFEHAALPEWRTATSQDAKSLAEDPKFVSATDLRPTNGLLKSKGVALPEVTADVAGTLRPSTSPDLGAYEFTVLSGQAPRTAELGVAAYPVPFGNRLQLRLAQPLRSVATVELLDALGKRVCTTTLAPAAQTAMLENLGALKPGTYVLRLVTADGRQQALRVLR; encoded by the coding sequence ATGACAACACATTTACCCACCCGGCGCTTGTGGCTGCCGCTGCTCGGCCTGTGGTTTCCGCTGGCGCTACAAGCCCAAACCGTGGTGTTTTCGGAAGATTTTGAAGGCGCCGACTTCGGTTCCTTTACGGCGGCCAACGCCGCGGCCAACAAGTGGTTTGCCGGCAGCGTGCCCGGCAACGGCCCTACCACCGCAGGCAGCAAAGCGGCCTTTGTAGCCAAAGACAACGGCACCACGCACGAATACGACCTCGGCACCACGTCGGTATCGCACTTGTACCGCACGGTGGCGCTGCCGGCAGGCCACAACGTATTCGAGCTTTCGTTTGATTGGAAAAACCAGGGCGACGTGGCTCCCAACGACGTGCTGCGCGTGTACCTAGCTCCAGAGGACTTTACGCCCACCGCGGGAGCTCAGCCGTCGGCCAGCGCCAACGCGGTGCTCGTAACCACCGCGCCGCTCAGCCAGCAAAACAGCTACGCCCGCCTCACGCTGCCCCTCCCCGGTGGCGCCGCGCTGGCCGGCACCACGCGCCGCCTCGTTTTCACCTGGGGCAACAACGCGTCGTCGGGGAGCCAAATGCCCGCCGCCATCGACAACGTGGTGCTTACCGCCAGCACGGTGCAGCCGCTACCCGCCGGCACCTACACCATCGACAACACCCGGCCGGGCAGCGCCACCAACTTTGCCTCGCTGCGAGCAGCCTTCGAGCGGCTTAACCAGGCGGGGGCGGCCGGTGCTGTTGCCTTCGAGGTAGCGGCAGGCCAGACCTTCGGCGAGGCCTTGCCGCCCCTGCAGGCCAGTGGCACGGCCACGGCGCGCATCGTGTTTCGCCGGGCCGGGGCGGGTGCCAACCCGGTGGTGCAGCTAAGCACCGGCGCCGCGGCCATCGACCTGGCCGGCGCCGACTACGTGACGTTTGACGGGATTGATGTGCAAGCCGGCCCCGGCAACGGGCCGCTCTACGGCTACCGCGTGCGCAACGCCTCCCCCACCGACGGCGCCCAGGGAAACATCATTCGCAACGCCAGCATCACGCTCAACCGCGCCATCAACTCGGTGGAGCTGTTGCAGGGCACGGGCGCGGCGTACGGCGCCGGCGCCCCCACGGCAGGCACGGGCGTGAGCATCGGCAACTACTACCACGATCTGAAAATCAGCAACGCCAACAGCGGCGTGTGGCTGCTGGGCGCCGAAACCGCCTACCCCGACATGGACAACGAGGTGGCGCGGGTGCAGGTGGGCAACGGCACACCCGGCGACATCGGCAATGCCACGCTGAGCTACGGCATGCAGCTGGAAAACCAATACCACCTGAGCGTGCACGACAACCTCATCCGGGGCGTGCACTCCAGCAACGCGGCGGTGTACGGCATCCAGGCCCTGGGTTTGCAGGGCACCGATGCCGCGGCCAGCCGCCTCTACAACAACCGCATTTCGGATGTGCGCTTTGCCAGCGCCACCAGCCCCTCTACCCTGATTTCGGCCAACGGGCTGGCCGTGGCGCCGCACACGGTGGGTCCGCAAACCATCTACCTCTACAACAACGTCATTTCGGGCGTGGTGCGCGACTTCAACGCCACCACTACCCCGGCCAACCGCTTGTTGCGCGGCATTCACCTGACCACTACCGGCACCAACGCCGACACCAAAATTGCCTTGTGGCACAACACCGTACAGGTGAATGCCGGCACCGATGCCAAGTTCATCAGCGCGGCCTTCGAATCGAGCGGCTCGGCAGCAACCGGGGGCAAGGTTGACATTCGGAACAACATCTTCGCCAACCTCACGGGCGCCCAAACCGCAGGCAAGCACTACGTGCTGTACTTCCTTACGGCCACAGCCGGCAGTGCGGGCTCGGTAATCGATTACAACAACCTGTACCTGGCCAACAGCACCGGCGGGTTTGTGGGCCGCACCACGGCTTTCGAGCACGCGGCCCTGCCGGAATGGCGCACGGCCACCAGCCAGGATGCCAAGAGCCTCGCCGAAGACCCCAAATTTGTATCGGCCACCGATTTGCGCCCTACCAACGGCCTGCTGAAAAGCAAAGGCGTGGCGCTGCCCGAAGTAACCGCCGATGTGGCCGGCACCCTCCGGCCCAGCACCAGCCCCGACCTAGGCGCCTACGAGTTCACGGTGCTTTCGGGTCAAGCACCTCGCACTGCCGAGCTGGGCGTGGCGGCCTACCCGGTGCCCTTCGGCAACCGGCTCCAACTGCGCCTGGCGCAACCCTTGCGCAGCGTCGCCACCGTTGAGCTGCTCGATGCCCTAGGTAAGCGCGTGTGCACCACCACCTTGGCACCTGCCGCCCAAACGGCCATGCTCGAAAACCTGGGCGCGTTAAAGCCCGGCACCTACGTGTTGCGCCTGGTTACCGCCGATGGCCGGCAGCAGGCGCTGCGCGTGTTGCGCTAG
- the lipA gene encoding lipoyl synthase, producing the protein MDTLLTLPVIQPEAAAPAKPRKPDWLRVKLPVGESYANVRRLVDEHKLHTICESGNCPNMGECWGAGTATFMILGNICTRSCSFCAVATGRPTEYDLDEPRRVAEAIKLMGVKHAVITSVNRDELKDRGASVWYETVVQTKQLSPETTIETLIPDVKANWDALHTMIAGGQEVVSHNIETVGSLYRLVRPQAKYDRSLEQIRRTKDAGKRTKSGIMLGLGETKDEMYQAMDDLVANGLDILTLGQYLQPTKRHIEVAEFIHPDLFAHYREEGLRRGLKYVESGPLVRSSYHAERHVNVPI; encoded by the coding sequence ATGGATACTCTCCTGACCTTACCCGTAATACAACCCGAAGCGGCTGCCCCGGCCAAGCCCCGCAAGCCCGATTGGCTGCGCGTGAAGCTGCCCGTAGGCGAATCGTACGCCAACGTGCGCCGCCTCGTGGACGAACATAAGCTGCATACCATCTGCGAAAGCGGTAACTGCCCCAACATGGGCGAGTGCTGGGGTGCCGGCACGGCCACGTTCATGATTCTGGGCAACATTTGCACGCGCTCGTGCTCGTTTTGCGCCGTGGCCACGGGCCGCCCCACCGAGTACGACCTCGACGAGCCCCGGCGCGTGGCCGAGGCCATTAAGCTGATGGGCGTGAAGCACGCCGTAATCACCTCCGTAAACCGCGATGAGCTGAAAGACCGCGGCGCCAGCGTGTGGTACGAAACGGTGGTGCAAACCAAGCAGCTCTCGCCCGAAACCACCATCGAAACGCTCATCCCCGACGTGAAAGCCAACTGGGATGCGCTGCACACCATGATTGCCGGCGGGCAGGAAGTGGTGTCGCACAACATCGAAACGGTGGGCAGCCTCTACCGCCTGGTGCGCCCGCAGGCCAAGTACGACCGCAGCCTGGAGCAAATCCGCCGCACCAAGGACGCCGGCAAGCGCACCAAATCGGGCATTATGCTGGGCCTCGGCGAAACCAAAGACGAGATGTACCAGGCCATGGACGACCTCGTGGCCAACGGCCTCGATATCCTCACCCTAGGTCAGTACCTGCAGCCTACCAAGCGGCACATCGAGGTGGCCGAGTTCATTCACCCCGATCTGTTTGCGCACTACCGCGAAGAGGGCCTGCGTCGCGGGCTGAAGTACGTGGAGAGCGGTCCGCTGGTGCGCTCGAGCTACCACGCCGAGCGCCACGTAAACGTGCCCATTTAA
- a CDS encoding OsmC family protein, protein MSTATARYAGQLRTEAQHVASGTTIQTDAPVDNHGRGEAFSPTDLVSAALGSCMMTIMGIVAERSSLDLSGVTFEVTKHMASEPRRIAEIEVKFRMPASLSAKDRTVLENAARTCPVALSLNPEIRQSVQFSYEG, encoded by the coding sequence ATGAGCACCGCCACCGCCCGCTACGCCGGCCAGCTGCGCACCGAAGCCCAACACGTGGCCTCGGGCACCACCATCCAAACCGATGCCCCGGTAGATAACCACGGCCGCGGCGAAGCGTTTTCGCCCACCGATTTGGTAAGCGCGGCGCTTGGCTCGTGCATGATGACCATCATGGGCATCGTGGCGGAGCGCAGCAGCCTCGACCTCAGCGGCGTCACCTTCGAGGTAACCAAGCACATGGCCTCCGAGCCGCGGCGCATCGCCGAAATCGAGGTGAAGTTCCGGATGCCGGCCAGCCTTTCGGCCAAAGACCGCACGGTGCTGGAAAACGCCGCCCGCACCTGCCCCGTTGCTCTTAGCCTGAACCCGGAAATTCGTCAGTCGGTTCAGTTCTCCTACGAGGGCTAA
- the ytxJ gene encoding bacillithiol system redox-active protein YtxJ — translation MQWHLLTQPEQLDDIVRESAQQPVVIFKHSTSCSISAMAKSRLERQWAEAGLGDVKPYYLDLLRFRPISNQIAEQFGIRHESPQLLLIRNGECRYDASHMSIQLNDVKKKLA, via the coding sequence ATGCAGTGGCATCTGCTTACCCAGCCCGAGCAGCTCGACGACATCGTGCGCGAGTCGGCTCAGCAACCCGTCGTCATTTTCAAGCACAGCACCAGCTGCTCCATTAGTGCCATGGCCAAAAGCCGGCTGGAGCGCCAGTGGGCCGAGGCGGGCCTAGGTGACGTGAAGCCTTACTACCTCGATCTGCTGCGCTTCCGGCCCATATCCAACCAGATTGCCGAGCAGTTCGGCATCCGGCACGAGTCGCCGCAGCTGTTGCTGATCCGCAACGGCGAGTGCCGCTACGACGCCTCGCACATGAGCATTCAGCTCAATGACGTGAAGAAGAAACTGGCCTAG